Proteins encoded together in one Impatiens glandulifera chromosome 1, dImpGla2.1, whole genome shotgun sequence window:
- the LOC124944988 gene encoding heat shock cognate 70 kDa protein-like gives MAGIWKGPAIGIDLGTTYSCVGVWQHGRVEIIVNDQGNRTTPSCVAFTDTQRFIGDGAMNQIATNSINTVYDVKRLIGRKFSDPLVQSGTKHWPFKVISGPEDKPMIVVKYKGEENQFYAEEISSMVLMKMKEIAEVFLGTPVKNAVITVPAYFNNSQIRATKDAGLIAGLIVMRIITEPTAAAIAYGLDKRSTSNVGEKNVLIFDLGGGTFDVSILTITESVFKVKAIAGDNHLGGKDFDNRMVNHFVQEFKLKKNKDISGNPRVLSRLRMACERTKKILSYTLETTIEIDSLLNGVDFNFNLTRAKFEEMNNDLFSKCMELVEKCLNDAEMEKSCVHDIVLVGGSTRIPKVQQLLESFFNGKELCKSIHPDEAVVFGATVQAAILCGEGNIKKDLDNTPLSLGTEINGGMMSVIIPKNTSIPTKIEKIFYTKSENQSSVLINVFEGERAMTKDNNLLGEFILSGIPLAPRGMGKFTVCFDINANEVLNLSAKVDATGEKKEMTIINEKWWLRTEEIETMVQEAKKYRVEDEEYKRGAKARIAVEDYAYNMRKNVKKLEVAIDETFIWLEHNQVTNKADVFQVKLRELKSVCNPIISEARDSSFEEP, from the exons ATGGCAGGGATATGGAAAGGACCGGCGATTGGAATCGATCTGGGAACAACATATTCATGTGTTGGAGTATGGCAGCACGGTCGTGTTGAAATCATAGTCAACGATCAGGGCAACAGAACCACTCCTTCATGTGTTGCATTCACGGATACACAGCGTTTTATCGGCGACGGGGCTATGAATCAGATTGCTACAAACTCCATCAACACTGTTTACG ATGTGAAGAGATTGATTGGTAGGAAGTTTAGTGATCCGTTGGTGCAAAGTGGCACCAAACACTGGCCTTTCAAGGTGATTTCTGGGCCAGAAGACAAACCAATGATTGTTGTCAAATACAAAGGCGAGGAGAATCAGTTCTATGCGGAGGAAATATCTTCCATGGTTTTAATGAAGATGAAGGAGATTGCTGAAGTCTTTTTGGGAACACCTGTGAAAAATGCTGTCATTACAGTCCCGGCTTACTTCAATAACTCACAAATACGAGCCACCAAGGATGCTGGTTTAATTGCTGGTCTGATCGTGATGCGTATCATCACTGAGCCAACTGCTGCTGCGATTGCCTATGGTCTAGACAAGAGATCAACAAGCAACGTAGGAGAGAAGAATGTCCTTATTTTCGACCTTGGTGGAGGAACATTTGATGTATCTATCTTGACCATTACTGAGTCTGTCTTTAAAGTGAAGGCCATCGCTGGTGATAACCATTTGGGAGGAAAGGACTTTGATAACAGGATGGTGAATCATTTTGTGCAGGAATTCAAACTAAAGAAAAATAAGGACATAAGTGGAAACCCCCGTGTTCTAAGTAGGCTGAGGATGGCATGCGAGAGGACGAAAAAGATTCTTTCATATACTCTGGAGACGACCATAGAGATTGATTCTCTCTTGAATGGTgttgactttaattttaatttaacccGAGCTAAGTTTGAGGAGATGAACAATGATCTATTCAGTAAGTGTATGGAACTTGTTGAGAAATGCTTGAATGATGCGGAGATGGAAAAGAGTTGTGTTCATGATATTGTCCTGGTCGGTGGTTCTACTAGAATTCCCAAAGTACAACAACTTCTTGAGAGTTTCTTCAATGGCAAGGAACTTTGCAAGAGTATCCACCCTGATGAGGCTGTCGTCTTTGGGGCTACGGTTCAAGCTGCCATTTTGTGTGGGGAgggaaatataaaaaaagatctCGATAACACTCCCCTCTCTCTTGGAACTGAGATAAATGGTGGCATGATGTCGGTCATTATTCCTAAGAACACTTCAATTCCCACGAAGATTGAGAAAATATTCTATACTAAATCTGAGAACCAATCAAGTGTTTTGATTAATGTGTTCGAAGGGGAGAGAGCAATGACGAAAGATAATAACTTGCTTGGAGAATTTATACTATCCGGAATTCCCCTAGCACCAAGAGGTATGGGTAAATTCACTGTTTGTTTCGATATAAATGCAAACGAGGTATTAAACCTTTCAGCAAAGGTAGATGCAACTggtgaaaagaaagaaatgacaataattaatgaaaaatggtGGTTAAGGACTGAAGAGATAGAGACAATGGTGCAAGAGGCAAAAAAGTATAGGGTCGAGGACGAGGAATACAAGAGAGGAGCTAAAGCCAGGATTGCTGTGGAAGACTATGCTTACAACATGAGAAAGAATGTCAAGAAGTTAGAGGTGGCAATAGATGAGACATTTATTTGGCTCGAACACAATCAGGTTACTAACAAAGCGGATGTGTTTCAGGTCAAGCTTAGGGAGTTGAAAAGTGTATGCAATCCCATAATTTCCGAGGCTCGTGATTCTAGTTTTGAGGAACCTTAG